From a region of the Branchiostoma floridae strain S238N-H82 chromosome 13, Bfl_VNyyK, whole genome shotgun sequence genome:
- the LOC118429713 gene encoding spore coat protein SP65-like (The sequence of the model RefSeq protein was modified relative to this genomic sequence to represent the inferred CDS: added 34 bases not found in genome assembly), translating into MKITLTVLVVLAVAAGVDAASTVAATTAAGAATTAAAAATTAAAGAATTAAAGAATTAAAGAATTAAAGTGANNAATTAGAGATTAQTPVSCLSCNETHAGCENATDAYNNTITCTGGCWVYREETSSNAVTYSRGCGRSDTSDTACQTEHQSERCMTVSGVNVCRRCCTAANCNHAALMLTGKATAAHVSFGVLMASLVMVVFARESA; encoded by the exons CGGTGGCCGCTGGAGTGGATGCAGCTTCAACAGTTGCGGCCACGACTGCTGCAGGTGCAGCAACGACTGCTGCAGCTGCAGCCACGACTGCTGCAGCAGGCGCAGCGACTACAGCAGCTGCAGGTGCAGCGACTACAGCGGCTGCAGGTGCAGCTACAACTGCCGCAGCTGGAACAGGAGCCAACAATGCTGCTACGACAGCTGGAGCTGGTGCCACGACCGCTCAG ACACCAGTGTCCTGCCTGTCCTGTAACGAAACACACGCGGGCTGTGAGAATGCGACGGACGCCTACAACAACACCATCACGTGCACAGGGGGATGCTGG GTGTACCGTGAAGAGACCAGCAGTAACGCCGTGACGTACTCCCGGGGGTGTGGAAGAAGCGACACAAGCGACACAGCCTGTCAAACCGAGCACCAGAGCGAACGCTGTATGACCGTCTCCGGCGTTAac GTCTGTCGTCGCTGTTGTACTGCGGCAAACTGTAACCACGCGGCCCTCATGCTGACTGGGAAGGCGACGGCGGCACACGTCAGCTTCGGCGTTCTCATGGCGTCACTCGTCATGGTCGTGTTCGCACGGGAGTCTGCCTAG
- the LOC118429483 gene encoding cytochrome P450 2U1-like isoform X1 has translation MVGVGLFSFVTMDLQTLLFLLLLVMVIVLVVRQRRRRLNLPPGPRGFPIVGNLFSMRPSKLLANMAAWRQQYGDVYSLRLLNRIVVVLYGHKPIHDALVKQADIFSDRPPIRILRRDPGLVMARYGEHWAERRRFALSALRQFGMGRRSAEGRIREEAAALCTAIRSLDGAQRDISHLLGNAVSNIICSMSFGNRFEYDDAEFKRLSHAFAYLVGSNNRSILALVRQFIMPYLRKLPMMGNWRSYGIKQNDYVIDFIMKSAKEHKETFDKSDIRDIIDVFLSEGDGSEKGNGVNEEALGTIIRDLFIAGSETTATTLRWGLLYTALNPDVQTKVQEEIDREFASHAPPWSERGRLPYTEATIMEIQRIRPIVPLNIFHGNTSATTLYGYDIPAGTYIIPSLWSAMMDPKVTPEPEEFRPERFLDDEGKVVKPEWFLPFSAGRRRCLGEQLAKMELFLFYTSLLQHFTFKLPDGAPAPPMDGSLGFVLSPPAYDICAVPRHSS, from the exons ATGGTGGGTGTAGGTTTGTTTTCCTTCGTGACGATGGATCTACAGACGCTCTTGTTTCTCCTCCTGCTTGTCATGGTGATCGTCCTGGTTGTCCGTCAGAGGAGACGTCGTCTGAACCTTCCCCCCGGACCCCGGGGTTTTCCTATCGTGGGGAACCTGTTCAGCATGCGTCCCAGCAAACTGCTggccaacatggcggcctgGCGTCAGCAGTACGGAGATGTGTACAGTCTGAGGCTGTTGAATAGGATCGTTGTTGTGCTGTACGG ACACAAGCCAATCCACGATGCTCTTGTCAAACAAGCGGACATATTCTCAGACCGCCCTCCCATCAGGATCCTCAGACGTGACCCCG GGTTGGTCATGGCTCGTTACGGAGAACATTGGGCGGAGAGGCGCCGTTTCGCGTTGTCAGCCCTCCGACAGTTCGGCATGGGCAGACGCAGTGCAGAGGGAAGGATTCGGGAAGAGGCGGCGGCCTTGTGCACCGCTATAAGGTCTCTGGATGGAGCACAGAGGGACATATCCCACCTCTTGGGTAACGCGGTCTCAAACATCATCTGCTCCATGTCGTTTGGGAACCGCTTCGAGTACGACGACGCAGAGTTTAAGCGTCTTTCCCACGCGTTTGCCTACCTCGTCGGCTCCAACAACAGAAGCATTCTTGCCTTGGTTCGTCAATTTATCATGCCGTACTTGCGTAAGCTGCCCATGATGGGAAACTGGCGGAGTTACGGTATAAAACAGAACGACTACGTCATAGACTTCATCATGAAAAGTGCGAAAGAACACAAGGAAACTTTCGACAAGTCTGACATCAGGGACATCATCGACGTGTTCTTAAGCGAAG GCGACGGCAGTGAGAAGGGCAATGGCGTAAACGAAGAGGCGCTTGGCACTATCATCAGAGATCTCTTCATCGCCGGTTCCGAAACCACGGCGACAACCTTGAGGTGGGGTCTACTCTACACGGCACTGAACCCAGACGTGCAGACCAAAGTGCAGGAAGAAATTGACCGCGAGTTTGCGTCGCACGCTCCGCCGTGGTCTGAGCGCGGAAGACTGCCGTACACCGAAGCGACCATCATGGAAATCCAGCGCATACGCCCGATCGTGCCGCTGAATATTTTCCACGGCAACACCAGCGCCACTACACTGTACGGGTATGACATACCGGCCGGTACATACATCATTCCCAGTCTCTGGTCGGCCATGATGGACCCGAAAGTGACACCAGAACCCGAGGAGTTCCGACCAGAAAGGTTCCTGGACGACGAGGGGAAGGTGGTGAAGCCGGAATGGTTTCTACCATTTTCCGCAG GTCGGCGACGGTGTTTGGGAGAACAACTTGCCAAAATGGAGCTGTTCCTTTTCTACACCAGCCTGTTGCAGCACTTCACCTTCAAACTGCCAGACGGCGCCCCTGCACCGCCAATGGACGGCAGTCTTGGATTTGTCTTGTCTCCACCCGCGTATGACATATGCGCCGTTCCCAGACACTCTTCATAA
- the LOC118429483 gene encoding cytochrome P450 2U1-like isoform X2, with protein sequence MVGVGLFSFVTMDLQTLLFLLLLVMVIVLVVRQRRRRLNLPPGPRGFPIVGNLFSMRPSKLLANMAAWRQQYGDVYSLRLLNRIVVVLYGHKPIHDALVKQADIFSDRPPIRILRRDPGLVMARYGEHWAERRRFALSALRQFGMGRRSAEGRIREEAAALCTAIRSLDGAQRDISHLLGNAVSNIICSMSFGNRFEYDDAEFKRLSHAFAYLVGSNNRSILALVRQFIMPYLRKLPMMGNWRSYGIKQNDYVIDFIMKSAKEHKETFDKSDIRDIIDVFLSEGDGSEKGNGVNEEALGTIIRDLFIAGSETTATTLRWGLLYTALNPDVQTKVQEEIDREFASHAPPWSERGRLPYTEATIMEIQRIRPIVPLNIFHGNTSATTLYGYDIPAGTYIIPSLWSAMMDPKVTPEPEEFRPERFLDDEGKVVKPEWFLPFSAGRRRCLGEQLAKMELFLFYTSLLQHFTFKLPDGAPAPPMDGSLGFVLSPPAYDICAVPRHSS encoded by the exons ATGGTGGGTGTAGGTTTGTTTTCCTTCGTGACGATGGATCTACAGACGCTCTTGTTTCTCCTCCTGCTTGTCATGGTGATCGTCCTGGTTGTCCGTCAGAGGAGACGTCGTCTGAACCTTCCCCCCGGACCCCGGGGTTTTCCTATCGTGGGGAACCTGTTCAGCATGCGTCCCAGCAAACTGCTggccaacatggcggcctgGCGTCAGCAGTACGGAGATGTGTACAGTCTGAGGCTGTTGAATAGGATCGTTGTTGTGCTGTACGG ACACAAGCCAATCCACGATGCTCTTGTCAAACAAGCGGACATATTCTCAGACCGCCCTCCCATCAGGATCCTCAGACGTGACCCCG GGTTGGTCATGGCTCGTTACGGAGAACATTGGGCGGAGAGGCGCCGTTTCGCGTTGTCAGCCCTCCGACAGTTCGGCATGGGCAGACGCAGTGCAGAGGGAAGGATTCGGGAAGAGGCGGCGGCCTTGTGCACCGCTATAAGGTCTCTGGATGGAGCACAGAGGGACATATCCCACCTCTTGGGTAACGCGGTCTCAAACATCATCTGCTCCATGTCGTTTGGGAACCGCTTCGAGTACGACGACGCAGAGTTTAAGCGTCTTTCCCACGCGTTTGCCTACCTCGTCGGCTCCAACAACAGAAGCATTCTTGCCTTGGTTCGTCAATTTATCATGCCGTACTTGCGTAAGCTGCCCATGATGGGAAACTGGCGGAGTTACGGTATAAAACAGAACGACTACGTCATAGACTTCATCATGAAAAGTGCGAAAGAACACAAGGAAACTTTCGACAAGTCTGAC ATCAGGGACATCATCGACGTGTTCTTAAGCGAAGGCGACGGCAGTGAGAAGGGCAATGGCGTAAACGAAGAGGCGCTTGGCACTATCATCAGAGATCTCTTCATCGCCGGTTCCGAAACCACGGCGACAACCTTGAGGTGGGGTCTACTCTACACGGCACTGAACCCAGACGTGCAGACCAAAGTGCAGGAAGAAATTGACCGCGAGTTTGCGTCGCACGCTCCGCCGTGGTCTGAGCGCGGAAGACTGCCGTACACCGAAGCGACCATCATGGAAATCCAGCGCATACGCCCGATCGTGCCGCTGAATATTTTCCACGGCAACACCAGCGCCACTACACTGTACGGGTATGACATACCGGCCGGTACATACATCATTCCCAGTCTCTGGTCGGCCATGATGGACCCGAAAGTGACACCAGAACCCGAGGAGTTCCGACCAGAAAGGTTCCTGGACGACGAGGGGAAGGTGGTGAAGCCGGAATGGTTTCTACCATTTTCCGCAG GTCGGCGACGGTGTTTGGGAGAACAACTTGCCAAAATGGAGCTGTTCCTTTTCTACACCAGCCTGTTGCAGCACTTCACCTTCAAACTGCCAGACGGCGCCCCTGCACCGCCAATGGACGGCAGTCTTGGATTTGTCTTGTCTCCACCCGCGTATGACATATGCGCCGTTCCCAGACACTCTTCATAA